GTGACCACCGTGAGCGTGGAAACCGTCAGGGTCATGGACGACATGAAGGCGCTCAAGCGCTAGCGCGAAGCGGCTGACGCAGGACTGAAATCACCAGTTGTTCGCCATTCGCGAATGGCGAACAACTGGCTGGAATGCCGGTCTTGCCGGTCAATAACCAGCGCCACCACGGTTGAATTGAAGAGAGAAGCAAGACATGCAGTTACGTGAAAAGCCAGGCCTGCCCAGCGCCTTGATCGGGCTGGCCGTGCGCCTGCCCTGGTGGCTGGGGCTGGCGCTGGCCGTGATCAGCTATGCAGGCCTGCACCATCTGGCGCAAAAGCCGATGCCGGCGGCCCTGCAACCGGGGCAGATGGGCAGCTTCCTGCTGTCGGCGGCAACGCACGGGCTGGCGCTGGCCGGCCAGTACCTGCTGCCCGTGTTTTTCGCAGTAGGCGCGCTGGTCTCGGCCTTCAGGCGGGGCAAGGCCGTGCGGCTTTATTCCGCCGCCACCACGCGCGCCGACGCCCTGGGCCGCATGAGCTGGCAGGAATTTGAAATCCTGGTCGGTGAGTATTTCCGCCGCCAGGGCTTTGGCGTGCTGGACAACGGCGGCGGCGGCGCCGATGGCGGCGTGGACGTGGTGCTGCA
This DNA window, taken from Polaromonas hydrogenivorans, encodes the following:
- a CDS encoding restriction endonuclease, with the translated sequence MQLREKPGLPSALIGLAVRLPWWLGLALAVISYAGLHHLAQKPMPAALQPGQMGSFLLSAATHGLALAGQYLLPVFFAVGALVSAFRRGKAVRLYSAATTRADALGRMSWQEFEILVGEYFRRQGFGVLDNGGGGADGGVDVVLHKTSGKGKGSYLVQCKHWRALRVGVQPVRELYGVMAAHGAAGGFVVTSGDFTEEAVRFADGLALTLINGKTLMRDIQAHKASGPAGLSAPDCPLCGAAMVLRQARSGATAGKQFWGCSRYAQDRCRGTREVD